In Treponema sp. OMZ 798, the following proteins share a genomic window:
- the recQ gene encoding DNA helicase RecQ — protein MTRGSKGSDSKKTISSLEDILKQVFGYDEFRPFQKEIIDSLLQKKDVLAVMPTGGGKSLCYQIPALIFEGVTIVVSPLISLMHDQICGLETIGVEAVALNSSLDWEKYADNIRRIKNGEVKILYAAPETLVSDRCKELFSSIKVDCITIDEAHCISEWGHDFRPEYRQLAEIRKLLKEAACLAITATATEKVRSDIKKMLKLKTPKEFIAGFNRKNIFLEVKEKQKPFEQASEFLKEHKGESGIIYCFSRKQADTLSVQLSVLGYNAKPYHAGLSDELRQKTQNDFINDDIEIIVATVAFGMGINKPNVRFVIHFDLPKSIEQYYQEIGRAGRDGNPAHALLLFSAADIFKLKFLMQDKSPDEVRKAETMLSAISNYAQANSCRRRAILKYFGENISEEKLKEVQGDAPCCDFCSREKIEKTDLTVPVQKFLSCVVRTGCRFGASYIIDVLLGSKQKRILENKHNDLSVWGIGTEFNREGWFNLVRVLLAEDYLIKDEDYSVLSLTQKAKEELQARTSIMLPFNYEKDNSAKKEVKEKSKPQTSEIKLDARGTAIVNALKQKRRELADEARVPAYIIFSDKTIFDLGLKKPATIADLDNIFGIGKAKKEKYGDIILKTISSTRKNK, from the coding sequence ATGACGCGCGGATCAAAAGGTTCTGACAGTAAAAAGACAATCTCCTCCCTTGAAGATATTTTAAAACAAGTCTTCGGCTATGATGAATTCAGACCCTTCCAAAAAGAAATTATAGATAGCCTTCTCCAAAAAAAAGACGTCCTTGCGGTAATGCCGACAGGAGGCGGAAAATCTCTATGCTATCAGATTCCGGCCCTCATTTTTGAGGGGGTAACCATAGTAGTTTCTCCCCTTATTTCTCTTATGCACGACCAGATTTGCGGCTTGGAAACGATAGGGGTAGAGGCTGTTGCCTTAAACAGCTCCTTAGATTGGGAAAAATATGCCGATAACATACGCCGTATTAAAAACGGAGAGGTAAAAATCCTCTATGCTGCTCCTGAAACTCTGGTCAGTGACCGCTGTAAAGAGCTTTTTTCTTCAATAAAAGTGGATTGTATTACAATCGACGAAGCTCACTGCATTTCGGAATGGGGACATGATTTTAGGCCTGAATATCGGCAGTTGGCTGAAATCCGCAAGCTCTTAAAAGAGGCGGCCTGTCTTGCCATAACGGCGACTGCAACCGAAAAGGTCCGCTCCGACATTAAAAAAATGCTGAAGCTCAAGACTCCAAAGGAATTTATTGCCGGCTTTAACCGTAAAAATATTTTTTTGGAAGTGAAAGAAAAGCAAAAGCCCTTTGAGCAGGCCTCGGAATTTTTAAAAGAGCATAAGGGCGAAAGCGGAATTATCTACTGTTTTTCCCGCAAGCAGGCAGATACTCTTTCAGTTCAACTGTCGGTTTTAGGATACAATGCAAAGCCCTATCATGCGGGTCTTTCCGATGAGCTTAGGCAAAAAACTCAAAATGACTTTATCAATGACGATATAGAAATAATCGTAGCAACCGTAGCCTTCGGAATGGGTATAAATAAGCCTAATGTAAGGTTTGTCATTCATTTTGATTTGCCCAAGAGCATTGAGCAGTACTATCAAGAAATAGGCCGAGCAGGACGGGATGGAAACCCGGCACATGCTCTTTTGCTTTTTTCGGCTGCCGATATTTTTAAGCTTAAATTCTTGATGCAGGATAAATCTCCCGATGAGGTAAGAAAAGCCGAAACTATGCTTTCCGCTATCAGTAATTATGCACAAGCCAACAGCTGCCGCCGCCGTGCGATTTTAAAATATTTCGGAGAAAATATTTCTGAAGAAAAATTAAAAGAAGTACAGGGTGATGCTCCTTGCTGTGATTTTTGTTCCAGAGAAAAAATAGAAAAAACAGACCTGACCGTTCCTGTGCAGAAATTTTTATCCTGTGTTGTCAGAACCGGATGCAGATTCGGTGCCAGCTACATTATCGATGTTCTTTTAGGCTCAAAGCAAAAACGTATCCTTGAAAATAAACACAACGATCTTTCGGTTTGGGGCATAGGTACGGAATTCAATAGGGAAGGATGGTTTAATCTTGTCCGGGTCTTATTGGCAGAAGACTATCTTATAAAAGATGAAGATTACTCGGTTCTGTCATTAACTCAAAAAGCAAAAGAAGAACTTCAAGCCCGAACCAGTATTATGCTTCCCTTTAATTATGAAAAAGATAACTCCGCTAAAAAAGAAGTAAAAGAAAAATCAAAACCTCAAACATCTGAAATTAAATTAGATGCCCGCGGTACGGCAATAGTGAATGCACTAAAACAAAAACGCAGGGAGCTTGCAGACGAGGCAAGAGTTCCTGCCTATATTATTTTTTCGGATAAGACAATCTTTGATTTAGGTCTTAAAAAACCTGCAACTATTGCCGATTTGGATAATATCTTCGGTATCGGAAAAGCAAAAAAGGAAAAATACGGGGATATTATTTTAAAGACAATCTCATCTACCCGTAAAAACAAATAA
- a CDS encoding CRISPR-associated endonuclease Cas1, giving the protein MSWRTVVISNRAKLDLHLNHLVVRGEKTQKVFIEEISVLIIETTAVSITAALLNELIKQKVKIIFCDEKRNPASELVGYYGSHDTSEKIRLQIKWDKNIKQLVWTEVVTEK; this is encoded by the coding sequence ATGAGTTGGAGAACCGTTGTCATTTCAAATAGAGCAAAACTGGATTTACATTTAAATCATCTCGTAGTTAGGGGAGAAAAAACTCAAAAAGTTTTTATAGAAGAAATTTCGGTTTTAATCATTGAAACGACAGCGGTTTCTATAACCGCAGCCTTATTAAATGAACTTATAAAACAAAAGGTCAAGATAATTTTTTGTGATGAAAAACGGAATCCGGCTTCCGAATTAGTAGGATATTACGGCAGTCATGATACCAGCGAAAAAATCAGGCTTCAAATAAAATGGGATAAGAATATCAAGCAGCTTGTATGGACTGAGGTCGTAACAGAAAAATAA
- the cas1 gene encoding type II CRISPR-associated endonuclease Cas1 yields MAEYIIDIDINDKTNKEAHAAKSYFAALFGAGFSRSLDIPINAALNYGYSILLSAFNREITANGYITQLGIFHDNMFNPFNLASDLMEPFRPLVDSEVFKLNPQKFEHEEKLKMVDVINRKVFINNKEHYLNKAIEIFVHSIFDALNEKDISQIKFYRNEL; encoded by the coding sequence CTGGCTGAATATATTATCGATATAGACATTAACGATAAAACAAATAAAGAGGCTCATGCTGCAAAATCATATTTTGCGGCATTATTCGGAGCAGGGTTTTCCAGAAGTTTGGATATCCCTATAAATGCCGCTTTAAATTATGGATACAGCATTTTACTTTCTGCATTTAACCGTGAAATAACTGCAAACGGTTATATTACACAACTCGGAATTTTTCATGATAATATGTTTAATCCTTTTAATCTTGCCTCAGACCTTATGGAACCCTTTAGGCCTCTGGTTGATTCGGAAGTGTTTAAACTTAATCCTCAAAAATTTGAACATGAAGAAAAACTAAAAATGGTGGATGTTATAAATAGAAAGGTGTTTATAAACAATAAAGAGCATTATCTAAATAAGGCTATCGAAATTTTTGTACACAGTATCTTTGATGCTCTAAATGAAAAGGATATTTCACAAATTAAATTTTACCGCAATGAGTTATAG
- the cas2 gene encoding CRISPR-associated endonuclease Cas2, with amino-acid sequence MRVIVFFDLPVITPENRHNYSTFRKFLIKSGFIMQQKSVYSKLVLNLTNRDSVVKNIEKNKPPEGLVEILTVTEKQYSRMEIIIGESKTEYLNTDERLVVL; translated from the coding sequence ATGAGAGTTATAGTTTTTTTTGATTTACCCGTAATAACACCCGAAAATAGGCATAATTATTCGACATTTCGAAAATTTTTAATTAAATCCGGTTTTATTATGCAGCAAAAATCTGTTTATTCAAAATTAGTTTTAAATCTTACAAATAGAGATTCTGTAGTAAAGAATATAGAAAAAAATAAACCGCCTGAAGGCTTGGTTGAGATATTAACAGTTACCGAAAAACAATATTCAAGGATGGAAATTATTATTGGAGAATCAAAAACAGAATATTTAAATACCGATGAAAGGCTTGTTGTTCTATGA
- the csn2 gene encoding type II-A CRISPR-associated protein Csn2, which yields MKLVHPDLENQIAFSENTVNVLTIENKAFFTEFTSELFSQYSGNEGKFILSEDNKELSIPKTCELILNPINIDINNKQNLNKIYSILKQSISDEYNYLKTCGIKSEILKYIDEIVFSLDIPLKRDDEFDLTSIFKAVNISFETEYKNLLEKIIDYISASVELNQIRCFIFINLKQFLNFKDLSELYKFARYIKTNLFLIEGTYISTKEDCEKPYIIDKDLCEIY from the coding sequence ATGAAATTAGTACATCCCGATCTCGAAAATCAAATAGCCTTTTCAGAAAACACAGTTAATGTTTTAACCATAGAAAATAAAGCTTTTTTTACCGAATTTACATCTGAACTTTTTAGTCAATATTCAGGCAATGAAGGAAAATTCATATTATCAGAAGATAATAAAGAACTTTCTATTCCAAAAACATGTGAACTTATACTAAATCCTATAAATATTGATATAAATAATAAACAGAATCTAAATAAAATTTATTCGATTTTAAAACAAAGTATTTCCGATGAGTACAATTACCTAAAAACATGCGGCATAAAAAGTGAAATATTAAAGTATATAGATGAGATAGTTTTTTCTTTAGACATACCCCTCAAAAGAGATGACGAATTTGATTTGACTAGCATATTTAAAGCTGTTAATATTTCCTTTGAAACAGAATACAAGAATTTACTTGAAAAAATTATAGACTATATAAGTGCTTCTGTGGAGCTAAATCAGATAAGATGTTTTATTTTTATAAACCTAAAACAGTTTTTAAATTTCAAAGATCTATCAGAATTATATAAATTTGCCCGATATATAAAAACAAATCTTTTTTTAATAGAGGGGACATACATATCTACAAAAGAAGATTGTGAAAAACCTTATATTATTGATAAGGACCTTTGTGAAATATATTGA
- a CDS encoding TetR/AcrR family transcriptional regulator: protein MLFPYNIDMAKFTRKTREERSLEIIEAAKTVFLKKGFRHTTMEDIVAATTLSKGGVYQYFKSTKAIMFAIMEAGNYFRYKRNEEIFNAVKDIDDIYEIVTQALMRKLFDEVPEKRLYLMFLAEIIYDKEYEELFLQLEDQAHKFISENLEHLFVRKNLAGKKIKYKTNKTGKLYSRFFNGILIMYELFEDKTIFDKKEIHDLIYSFVKKSFVVS from the coding sequence TTGCTTTTTCCTTATAATATAGATATGGCAAAATTCACGAGAAAAACAAGGGAAGAGCGCTCTCTTGAGATAATAGAAGCAGCAAAGACTGTATTTTTAAAAAAAGGGTTCCGTCATACAACTATGGAGGACATAGTTGCAGCCACAACTCTTTCAAAGGGCGGTGTTTATCAATATTTTAAAAGTACAAAGGCCATAATGTTTGCCATAATGGAAGCCGGAAATTATTTTAGATACAAACGGAATGAAGAAATTTTTAATGCCGTAAAAGATATTGATGATATTTACGAAATTGTAACTCAGGCCCTAATGAGAAAACTCTTTGACGAGGTGCCGGAAAAACGGCTCTACCTTATGTTCCTTGCCGAAATTATATATGATAAAGAGTATGAAGAGCTTTTTTTACAACTTGAAGATCAGGCTCATAAGTTTATAAGCGAGAATCTTGAACATTTGTTTGTGAGAAAAAACTTAGCCGGAAAAAAAATAAAGTATAAGACAAATAAGACAGGGAAACTCTACTCCCGCTTCTTTAACGGAATTCTTATAATGTATGAACTTTTTGAAGATAAAACTATTTTTGATAAAAAAGAAATCCATGACCTCATCTACTCTTTTGTAAAAAAAAGCTTTGTTGTCAGCTGA
- a CDS encoding MATE family efflux transporter, with protein sequence MTDKREYLISGNMFKLMMELSIPGIIGMFVISLYSFVDAIFVGRYVGSTALGAISLAYTFTLINNGIAVLIGIGSASVLSRAVGRKDQETVDSIMGNILLLTLLFSFGTMTVGLIFAPQLLHLIGAEGEMLRLGISYLRIVYLGSIFVNFGQAANMVMRGEGRMGLAMLLMGISAVLNIILDAVFVIVLKKGLEGAAIATVISQVVLAICNFCYFAFFSKNIKFKHFKIQKGIVKETLSIGFSAMLMQVFALLQQAVMYSTLKKYGGEDQVILMGAFFRYLMLSFIPLWGISQGYQPFAGTNFGAKQFDRVKKGTLLFYGFSLCLALIFWLVFLIMPERVLGLFLENAELISLGRTNAMLAMSLFPLSAIMIINLTLFQALGKAKYAGILVIARQFLLYIPAVLILPIFFGTRGVWISSPIIETLVMILSTLIVIKLFKKDLSTKDKVLSA encoded by the coding sequence ATGACAGATAAGAGAGAGTATTTAATATCCGGTAATATGTTTAAGTTGATGATGGAGTTAAGCATTCCGGGCATTATAGGAATGTTTGTAATCAGTTTATACAGCTTTGTAGATGCAATTTTTGTAGGGAGATATGTAGGAAGCACAGCCTTAGGAGCTATCAGCCTGGCCTATACCTTTACATTGATAAACAACGGCATTGCAGTTTTAATCGGAATAGGTTCCGCTTCAGTTTTGTCTAGGGCAGTGGGAAGAAAAGATCAAGAAACCGTTGATTCGATTATGGGAAACATACTTTTACTAACCCTTCTTTTTTCATTTGGAACTATGACTGTAGGATTAATTTTTGCACCGCAGCTTTTACACCTCATAGGAGCTGAGGGAGAAATGCTTCGCCTTGGTATAAGCTATTTAAGAATTGTATACCTAGGATCAATCTTTGTAAATTTTGGTCAGGCGGCTAATATGGTTATGCGGGGCGAAGGAAGAATGGGACTGGCCATGCTTTTGATGGGTATAAGTGCCGTCTTAAACATTATCTTAGATGCCGTCTTTGTAATTGTATTAAAGAAAGGGCTTGAAGGGGCAGCCATTGCAACAGTTATATCTCAAGTTGTACTTGCAATATGCAACTTTTGTTACTTTGCATTTTTCAGTAAAAATATTAAATTTAAGCATTTTAAAATTCAAAAAGGCATAGTAAAAGAAACCCTTTCAATCGGCTTTTCGGCAATGCTCATGCAGGTCTTTGCTCTTTTACAACAGGCAGTTATGTATTCTACATTAAAAAAATACGGCGGAGAAGATCAAGTAATTTTAATGGGAGCCTTTTTTAGATATCTAATGCTCTCCTTTATTCCGCTTTGGGGAATAAGTCAGGGCTATCAGCCCTTTGCCGGAACAAACTTCGGAGCTAAACAATTTGACAGGGTGAAAAAAGGAACGCTTTTATTTTACGGCTTCAGTTTATGCTTAGCCCTAATATTTTGGCTTGTCTTTTTAATTATGCCTGAAAGAGTCTTAGGGCTCTTTTTGGAAAACGCGGAACTAATATCCTTAGGAAGAACAAATGCAATGCTCGCAATGTCCTTATTCCCCTTGTCGGCAATTATGATTATAAATCTAACCCTCTTCCAAGCCTTGGGTAAGGCAAAGTATGCAGGCATCTTGGTAATTGCCAGACAGTTTTTACTTTATATTCCAGCCGTATTAATTCTGCCTATATTTTTTGGAACACGAGGAGTTTGGATTTCAAGTCCGATAATAGAAACTCTGGTTATGATTTTATCTACACTCATAGTGATTAAACTTTTTAAAAAAGATCTAAGCACCAAAGACAAAGTATTGAGTGCATAG
- a CDS encoding PLDc N-terminal domain-containing protein: MFFVSLITVIITVSIFALAARILIAYWVYKDAQERNDEALVWVLIVFFLSAVLGLILYLVAARKSRRIKCSSCGFTQAAGIPYCGSCGKQMPSVSEAVNKRSKANLWPLITAGILTLLSLIFSIILSIYIFKSAVNGEIENFFPNTDIALMQSQTNFNNLYRASFKYKTSEKFNTFTIKEGKNLKCSWNIDSGNISVEISFGEKIIKSFDNNKDGNILNTEIDMSDYVGKKIKLKIKCSKASGSFEFSAR; encoded by the coding sequence ATGTTTTTTGTTTCACTTATTACTGTTATTATCACAGTATCGATTTTTGCACTTGCTGCCCGCATTCTTATTGCATATTGGGTTTACAAGGATGCACAAGAAAGAAATGACGAAGCCTTGGTTTGGGTTTTAATCGTATTTTTTTTATCGGCAGTGCTCGGACTCATTCTTTATCTTGTAGCAGCTCGAAAAAGCAGGAGGATAAAATGTTCTTCATGCGGATTTACTCAGGCTGCCGGAATTCCTTATTGCGGAAGTTGCGGTAAACAGATGCCCTCTGTTTCGGAAGCCGTAAATAAAAGAAGTAAGGCAAATCTTTGGCCTCTGATTACCGCAGGTATTTTAACCCTTTTGAGTTTAATTTTTTCTATTATATTGTCGATTTATATCTTTAAATCGGCTGTAAACGGCGAAATAGAAAACTTTTTTCCGAATACGGACATAGCTCTTATGCAAAGTCAAACTAATTTTAATAACCTATATAGGGCATCGTTTAAATATAAAACTTCCGAAAAATTCAACACCTTTACAATAAAAGAAGGTAAAAACTTAAAATGTTCATGGAATATAGATTCAGGTAATATTTCGGTAGAAATAAGTTTCGGTGAAAAGATAATTAAATCTTTTGATAATAATAAAGACGGAAATATATTAAACACCGAAATCGATATGTCCGATTATGTCGGTAAAAAAATTAAACTCAAAATCAAATGCAGTAAAGCATCGGGTTCTTTTGAATTTAGTGCCCGCTAA
- a CDS encoding RNA polymerase sigma factor produces MENTIDLNLLIDQAGDSLWRFCLRLEKTRLDAEDLYQEAMLKAIKLQDKIAFDKNPKAFLFSIAVGIHKNKFRKFFRRVKLAPSSSSALESLSSPYEVLPEIEFEKKELKEEIEKAVSSLPEKIKISILMFYSADMSIADISKNLDIPEGTVKSRLNKGRSILKSIIEESGYGIK; encoded by the coding sequence ATGGAAAATACAATCGATTTAAACCTTTTGATTGATCAAGCGGGAGATTCTCTTTGGCGCTTTTGTTTAAGGCTTGAAAAAACAAGACTTGATGCTGAAGATCTGTATCAAGAAGCTATGTTGAAAGCAATTAAACTGCAAGACAAAATAGCGTTTGATAAAAATCCTAAGGCTTTTTTATTTTCGATTGCTGTCGGAATACATAAAAATAAATTTCGTAAGTTTTTTAGAAGAGTTAAACTTGCACCCTCTTCGAGTTCTGCACTTGAATCTCTCTCTTCTCCTTATGAAGTTTTACCCGAAATCGAATTCGAAAAAAAAGAATTGAAAGAAGAAATCGAAAAGGCTGTTTCTTCTTTGCCCGAAAAAATTAAGATAAGCATTTTAATGTTCTATTCGGCGGATATGAGCATTGCCGATATTTCAAAAAACTTAGATATACCGGAAGGAACGGTAAAGAGCAGGCTTAATAAGGGCCGCAGTATTTTAAAAAGTATAATAGAGGAGAGCGGATATGGAATCAAATAA
- a CDS encoding ribonucleotide-diphosphate reductase subunit beta has product MITEKTILPHKALFNENGDIETHKRKMIGGNTTNLNDFNNMKYSWASDWYRQAMNNFWIPEEINMTTDVQDYRKLSAPEKTAYDKILSFLIFLDSIQTANLPNVGQYVTANEVNLCLTIQAFQEAVHSQSYSYMLDTICSPEERTEILYQWKDDEHLLRRNKFIGDLYNEFQTDKSALAFLKVCVANYILEGVYFYSGFMFFYNLGRNNKMPGSVQEIRYINRDENTHLWLFRSMIQELQKEEPQLFTPETIELFRAMIKEGCEQEIAWGNYVIGNDIPGLNSQMVTDYIQYLGNLRCENLGFAPIYDGHREEPQSMSWVSQYSNANLIKTDFFEAKSTAYAKSSAMVDDL; this is encoded by the coding sequence ATGATAACGGAAAAAACTATTTTGCCGCATAAGGCATTGTTTAACGAAAACGGAGATATAGAAACTCACAAACGCAAGATGATCGGAGGGAACACCACCAATCTAAACGATTTTAACAATATGAAGTATTCATGGGCAAGCGATTGGTACAGGCAGGCTATGAATAATTTTTGGATACCCGAAGAAATAAATATGACCACCGATGTTCAAGACTATCGAAAATTATCCGCACCGGAAAAAACAGCCTACGATAAGATTCTTTCTTTTTTGATTTTTTTGGACAGTATTCAAACCGCAAATCTTCCCAATGTCGGACAATATGTAACGGCCAATGAGGTAAACTTATGCCTTACCATTCAGGCCTTTCAAGAAGCTGTTCATTCGCAAAGCTACAGCTACATGCTTGACACAATTTGTTCTCCCGAAGAGAGGACCGAAATTTTATATCAATGGAAGGATGATGAACACCTTTTGCGTAGAAACAAATTTATCGGCGATCTATACAACGAATTTCAAACCGACAAGAGCGCTCTTGCTTTTTTAAAGGTCTGCGTTGCAAACTACATCTTGGAAGGCGTTTATTTTTATTCCGGTTTTATGTTCTTTTATAATTTGGGAAGAAACAATAAGATGCCCGGTTCGGTACAGGAAATCCGTTATATCAACCGAGATGAAAATACTCACCTTTGGCTTTTCCGGTCTATGATTCAGGAACTGCAAAAGGAAGAACCTCAGCTGTTTACTCCTGAAACCATAGAGCTTTTTAGAGCCATGATAAAGGAAGGCTGTGAGCAGGAAATAGCTTGGGGGAATTACGTCATAGGAAACGATATTCCGGGGCTTAACAGTCAGATGGTAACCGACTATATTCAATATTTGGGAAACCTCAGATGTGAAAATCTCGGCTTTGCTCCGATTTATGACGGCCACAGGGAAGAACCCCAATCTATGAGCTGGGTCAGCCAGTACAGCAATGCGAATCTGATTAAGACGGACTTCTTTGAAGCCAAGTCTACAGCCTATGCAAAGTCCTCGGCAATGGTGGATGATTTATAA
- a CDS encoding AI-2E family transporter: MYQENKHRLQTISFFVLLAGMLILVGKLFLPYASVLLWSAVIYILVSPLYNKILAKMNKEKRTFPIKKRLLAGCFAIMTVLVVAGVLFFVVIKIFGQGKILVQNIQSFLENINNADSGFSKTDIAAAVNRLSMGTVDISNLDLQKEFLSLLSASSDRILRYATNLVKNAGSFFLSLVFFAFALYFFYVDGAYLFSLLKHAIPIDNETSGKLFSKIGEITTNLFKGLFLVSFYQCLASLIIYLAFGVQSALLLAILTFFSSFLPLVGCGLIWFPVGVGLCFTDSLLKGLIFLVVAGSIISFMDNFLRPFFLKDRIKIHPLLIFFSMLGGISMFSFDGIVLGPMIVILFFTILDMALDIEEKKENDDDNFEHLV, translated from the coding sequence ATGTATCAAGAAAACAAGCACAGGCTTCAAACAATCTCGTTTTTTGTATTACTTGCAGGAATGCTGATCCTTGTGGGTAAACTATTTTTACCTTACGCAAGTGTTTTATTGTGGTCGGCTGTAATTTATATTTTGGTCAGCCCCTTATATAATAAAATACTGGCCAAGATGAACAAAGAAAAAAGAACTTTTCCTATAAAAAAAAGATTGCTTGCAGGCTGTTTTGCAATAATGACGGTTCTTGTTGTTGCAGGGGTCTTGTTTTTTGTCGTGATAAAAATATTCGGTCAAGGTAAAATTCTTGTCCAAAATATTCAAAGTTTTTTGGAAAACATAAACAATGCAGATTCCGGATTTTCAAAAACCGATATAGCCGCCGCAGTAAACCGATTGTCGATGGGAACAGTAGATATTTCAAACCTTGATTTACAAAAGGAATTTTTAAGTCTTTTATCGGCCTCCTCGGATCGGATCTTGCGGTATGCAACAAACCTTGTAAAAAATGCGGGTTCGTTTTTTTTGTCCCTTGTTTTTTTTGCCTTTGCTCTTTACTTTTTTTATGTAGACGGAGCCTATCTTTTCAGTTTATTAAAACATGCCATTCCGATAGATAACGAAACATCAGGCAAACTGTTTTCTAAAATAGGAGAAATTACAACAAATCTTTTTAAAGGACTTTTCTTGGTTTCCTTTTACCAATGTCTTGCCTCTTTAATTATCTATCTTGCATTTGGAGTTCAAAGTGCCCTCTTGCTTGCGATTTTAACCTTTTTTAGTTCATTTTTACCCCTTGTCGGCTGCGGCTTAATTTGGTTTCCTGTCGGAGTCGGGTTATGCTTCACTGACAGTCTGCTAAAGGGGCTTATCTTTTTGGTCGTTGCAGGCTCGATAATCAGCTTTATGGATAATTTTTTACGTCCCTTCTTTTTAAAAGATAGAATAAAAATACATCCTCTTTTAATCTTTTTTTCGATGCTGGGCGGAATAAGCATGTTCTCATTCGACGGAATCGTTTTAGGTCCGATGATTGTAATTTTGTTCTTTACGATTTTGGATATGGCTTTGGATATAGAAGAAAAAAAAGAAAATGACGATGACAATTTTGAGCATTTAGTATAA
- the nagB gene encoding glucosamine-6-phosphate deaminase, producing the protein MRLIIKKNYDDCSKWAADYIGNKIIEFNPTKERPFVLGLPTGSTPLGVYKELIKKHKEGLLSFKHVVTFNMDEYVGLEASHPQSYHYFMMDNFFNHIDIDPKNIHILNGMAKDKKKECEDYEKAIRSYGKIHLFLGGIGADGHIAFNEPYSSLTSRTREKTLTRDTVIMNSRFFEGNEDLVPKTALTVGIGTIMDAEEVLIMATGHSKAEAVHQAIEGGVSHVWTVSALQLHPKSIIICDDEATDELKVKTVKYFLDIEKEKRN; encoded by the coding sequence GGGCTGCCGATTATATAGGCAATAAAATTATCGAATTTAATCCTACCAAGGAAAGACCCTTTGTTCTAGGTCTGCCCACCGGTTCAACTCCCTTAGGTGTCTATAAAGAACTTATAAAAAAACACAAAGAAGGTCTTCTATCTTTTAAGCATGTAGTTACTTTTAATATGGATGAATATGTGGGCTTGGAGGCATCTCATCCTCAGAGTTATCATTATTTTATGATGGATAATTTTTTTAATCACATCGATATTGATCCTAAAAATATCCATATATTAAACGGAATGGCAAAAGATAAGAAAAAAGAATGTGAAGATTATGAAAAGGCAATCCGCTCTTACGGAAAAATTCACTTATTTTTAGGCGGCATAGGAGCTGACGGACACATAGCTTTTAATGAGCCCTATTCTTCTTTAACTTCCCGCACAAGGGAAAAAACCCTAACGCGGGACACCGTCATAATGAATTCCCGCTTTTTTGAAGGAAATGAAGACCTTGTTCCAAAGACAGCATTGACTGTAGGCATCGGCACTATTATGGATGCCGAAGAAGTGTTGATAATGGCAACAGGACACTCTAAGGCTGAAGCTGTGCATCAGGCGATAGAGGGCGGGGTAAGCCATGTCTGGACGGTAAGCGCTTTACAACTTCACCCTAAATCTATTATAATCTGTGATGATGAGGCTACCGATGAGCTTAAAGTAAAAACCGTAAAATATTTTTTGGATATTGAAAAGGAAAAAAGAAACTAA